A region from the Desulfomarina profundi genome encodes:
- the nhaA gene encoding Na+/H+ antiporter NhaA → MKNGTYRIAEFLKSESAGGIVLILAAFLAMLLANSPLGFLYDRIITTPVHIRIGPLEIAKPLLLWVNDGLMAGFFFLVGLELKRELLIGELSDKSKIILPAFGAIGGMLVPSLIYVFFNYNDPQTIKGWAIPAATDIAFALGVLSLLGSGVPASLKILLTSLAIFDDIGAILIIAVFYTDNISFISLLIAAACIIVLWLMNRKGEERVGMYFFIGSIMWVALLKSGVHATLAGVILAMFIPMESTEKENHSPLMQLEHDLHSTVAFFILPIFAFCNAGIDITDATPDFFTHSVPLGITFGLFFGKQVGIFSFIRLAISLTTAEMPMGMNWRSLYGMSALCGIGFTMSLFIGSLAFNQTVEKMVFDERLGIIVGSLLSGIVGYFILKNSLEKPGDKTLSVQE, encoded by the coding sequence ATGAAAAACGGGACCTATCGCATTGCCGAATTTTTAAAGTCTGAATCTGCCGGAGGAATAGTGCTGATACTTGCAGCTTTTCTGGCCATGCTTCTGGCAAACAGCCCTCTTGGGTTTCTTTATGATCGTATTATAACCACTCCGGTACATATCCGGATAGGCCCCCTGGAAATAGCCAAACCCCTGCTCCTCTGGGTCAACGACGGACTGATGGCCGGCTTCTTTTTCCTGGTCGGCCTGGAACTCAAACGTGAGCTGCTCATTGGAGAATTATCGGACAAATCCAAAATCATTCTCCCGGCATTCGGAGCCATTGGCGGCATGCTTGTGCCCTCGCTCATCTATGTCTTTTTTAACTATAACGATCCCCAGACTATAAAAGGATGGGCAATACCCGCTGCAACAGATATTGCCTTCGCCCTGGGTGTCCTTTCACTGCTTGGTTCCGGAGTTCCCGCCAGCCTGAAAATTCTGCTGACCTCCCTTGCCATTTTTGATGATATTGGGGCAATTCTTATCATTGCCGTTTTTTACACCGATAACATCTCCTTTATTTCCCTGCTGATCGCCGCAGCATGCATAATTGTTCTCTGGCTCATGAACAGAAAAGGAGAGGAAAGAGTCGGCATGTATTTTTTTATCGGCTCCATCATGTGGGTTGCCCTTTTGAAATCCGGCGTACACGCCACACTTGCCGGTGTCATCCTGGCTATGTTCATTCCCATGGAATCAACTGAAAAAGAGAACCATTCACCTCTCATGCAGCTTGAACATGATCTCCATTCAACTGTGGCCTTTTTCATCCTGCCCATCTTTGCATTTTGCAATGCCGGTATTGATATTACAGACGCCACTCCTGATTTCTTCACGCACAGCGTTCCCCTGGGAATCACTTTCGGGCTTTTTTTCGGCAAACAGGTGGGTATTTTTTCTTTTATCCGGCTGGCAATTTCTCTGACAACAGCTGAAATGCCGATGGGAATGAACTGGCGGTCTCTTTATGGTATGTCAGCCCTCTGTGGAATAGGTTTCACCATGAGTTTATTTATCGGCTCACTTGCATTTAACCAGACTGTTGAAAAAATGGTATTTGACGAGCGGCTTGGCATTATCGTCGGCTCACTCCTCTCGGGTATCGTCGGATATTTCATTCTTAAAAATTCTCTGGAAAAACCAGGGGACAAAACCCTCAGTGTTCAGGAATAA